One window of the Niallia circulans genome contains the following:
- a CDS encoding 6-phospho-beta-glucosidase, whose amino-acid sequence MSRGLKIVTIGGGSSYTPELIEGFIKYHNELPVKEIWLVDIEEGKEKLEIVGELARRMVKKAGVSIDIFLTLDRKKALEGADFVTTQLRVGQLAARALDEKIPLKYGVIGQETNGPGGLFKAFRTIPVILEIAKEMEELCPNAWLINFTNPAGMVTEAVLRHSRITKVAGLCNVPIGMERGVADLLAVDPARVRIDFAGLNHMVYGLDVYIDGKSVKEQVIKLITDPKKAITMQNIHAMGWEPSFLRGLNLFPCPYHNYYYKTGDVLAQELKEAEKGETRAEVVQKLEEGLFELYKDPELAIKPPQLEKRGGAYYSDAAVRLICSIYTDKCDIQAVNTANHGAITGIPYESAVEVSCIITKDGPKPITVGELPVAVQGLVTQIKSFERVAIEAAISGDYDKALLAMTINPLVPSDRIAKLILDEMLEAHKEYLPQFFTEKESIRM is encoded by the coding sequence ATGAGTCGCGGTTTAAAAATTGTAACTATTGGAGGTGGCTCAAGCTATACACCGGAACTAATAGAAGGCTTTATTAAATATCATAACGAGTTACCAGTTAAAGAAATTTGGCTGGTAGATATTGAGGAAGGAAAGGAAAAGTTAGAAATTGTTGGGGAGCTTGCGCGTAGAATGGTAAAGAAAGCGGGAGTTTCTATTGATATTTTCCTTACGCTGGATCGAAAAAAGGCTCTGGAGGGAGCGGATTTTGTTACAACACAATTACGAGTCGGTCAGCTCGCTGCAAGAGCACTTGATGAAAAAATCCCTTTGAAGTATGGAGTCATCGGACAGGAAACAAATGGACCTGGGGGGTTATTTAAAGCTTTTCGAACTATTCCGGTTATTTTGGAAATAGCGAAAGAAATGGAGGAGCTTTGTCCGAATGCCTGGCTCATAAATTTTACAAATCCAGCTGGAATGGTAACAGAAGCAGTTCTTCGCCACAGTCGTATCACAAAAGTTGCTGGCTTGTGTAATGTGCCAATCGGGATGGAACGGGGGGTTGCTGATTTACTAGCAGTTGATCCTGCCAGAGTGAGAATTGATTTTGCAGGGTTAAATCATATGGTTTACGGGCTAGACGTTTATATAGATGGTAAAAGTGTAAAGGAACAGGTCATTAAGTTAATCACAGATCCGAAAAAGGCTATTACGATGCAAAATATTCACGCGATGGGCTGGGAACCTTCGTTTTTAAGAGGATTGAATTTATTTCCTTGCCCTTATCACAACTATTATTATAAAACAGGAGATGTGCTCGCTCAGGAATTAAAGGAAGCAGAAAAGGGGGAAACGCGAGCAGAGGTTGTACAGAAGTTAGAAGAGGGTTTGTTTGAATTATATAAAGATCCAGAATTAGCGATTAAGCCTCCTCAGTTAGAAAAGCGCGGAGGAGCTTACTATAGTGACGCTGCTGTACGTTTAATTTGCTCCATTTATACAGATAAATGTGATATTCAAGCGGTGAATACTGCTAATCATGGTGCCATTACAGGAATTCCATATGAATCAGCGGTAGAAGTAAGCTGTATAATTACAAAGGATGGTCCCAAGCCAATAACAGTGGGAGAACTTCCAGTAGCAGTTCAAGGATTAGTAACCCAAATCAAGTCCTTTGAAAGGGTAGCGATAGAAGCAGCTATTTCCGGTGACTATGATAAGGCATTGCTTGCTATGACCATTAATCCCCTTGTCCCAAGCGATCGAATTGCTAAACTGATCCTAGATGAGATGCTTGAAGCACATAAGGAATATTTACCACAGTTTTTCACGGAAAAGGAAAGTATTCGTATGTAA
- a CDS encoding PTS lactose/cellobiose transporter subunit IIA: MNKEELYQLSFQLILHSGNARSFAMEAIQDAKKKDFAEAKKKITESEAELSEAHKIQTKLLHLEAGGDQFMIPIILIHAQDHLMNAMTLKDLAVEIIDLRQECMQQTTRKGSVE, from the coding sequence ATGAATAAGGAAGAATTATACCAACTCTCCTTTCAGCTGATATTACATAGTGGAAATGCGAGAAGCTTTGCGATGGAAGCAATTCAAGACGCGAAAAAAAAGGATTTTGCTGAAGCCAAAAAGAAGATAACAGAGTCGGAAGCAGAACTATCGGAGGCTCATAAAATCCAGACCAAATTACTCCATCTTGAAGCCGGCGGAGATCAATTTATGATTCCGATTATTCTTATTCATGCACAGGATCACTTAATGAATGCAATGACATTGAAGGATCTTGCGGTTGAAATAATTGATTTACGGCAGGAGTGTATGCAACAGACAACGAGAAAGGGGTCGGTAGAATGA
- a CDS encoding PTS sugar transporter subunit IIC, with translation MMGFIEKYIMPFALKLGNQRHLLAIRDTLIGMIAITIVGSFAVLFNNLGQIIPPYGKMMEAIFGANWSTLGGDIWFGTFAFLSVFAVFGISYKLARSYGDEGFEAMLISAACFFLLLPQTASVTLPIDEAATETVAGGVWGLVSVNYFNATALFTAIIVAIIATEIFLRLSKIKALIIKMPDGVPPAVSKSFAKLVPGMGTIFLVGVFGVIFRMITDGKVLNDWLNTVIVSPLTNAVDSLPFAVLIVLLVHLFWMVGLHGPNILGGITTPLFEKTGAENIDLAQSGIQALGEYHILAGSFLDAFVYLGGSGATLGLIIAMIIAGRKRYKQMIGLGGAPGVFQINEPILFGLPIVLNPIWFIPFVIGPVITTVISYLAVQYGIVPPVTAKIPWVTPPIIGGYLATGGSFWGAGLAALNLVISTVVYLPFVYAQVKIDSKNKTELTKDSDSVSL, from the coding sequence ATGATGGGATTTATTGAAAAATATATTATGCCTTTTGCATTAAAGCTTGGTAATCAAAGACATTTGCTTGCTATCAGGGATACGTTAATTGGAATGATTGCTATTACCATTGTAGGTTCATTTGCTGTACTTTTTAATAATCTAGGTCAAATTATTCCCCCTTATGGAAAAATGATGGAAGCAATATTCGGAGCTAACTGGTCGACTTTGGGTGGGGACATATGGTTTGGAACATTTGCTTTTCTTTCTGTATTTGCAGTCTTTGGGATTTCCTATAAATTAGCTAGATCCTATGGGGATGAAGGGTTTGAAGCAATGCTTATTTCTGCTGCATGTTTCTTTTTACTTTTGCCCCAAACAGCAAGTGTCACGTTACCAATAGATGAAGCTGCTACTGAAACAGTTGCAGGTGGAGTCTGGGGGCTAGTATCTGTCAATTACTTCAATGCCACTGCCCTTTTTACTGCTATTATCGTAGCGATAATCGCCACAGAAATTTTCTTGCGTTTATCGAAAATCAAGGCTTTAATCATCAAAATGCCAGATGGAGTACCGCCAGCTGTTTCTAAATCCTTTGCAAAATTAGTACCAGGTATGGGAACTATTTTTCTAGTTGGCGTGTTTGGCGTTATCTTCAGAATGATAACAGATGGAAAAGTTCTAAATGATTGGTTAAATACGGTTATTGTCTCTCCATTAACAAATGCAGTTGATTCTCTTCCATTTGCAGTATTAATTGTTTTATTAGTGCATTTATTCTGGATGGTTGGACTTCATGGTCCAAACATATTAGGTGGGATTACGACACCATTATTTGAAAAAACAGGAGCAGAAAACATTGATTTAGCGCAATCAGGAATTCAAGCATTAGGAGAATATCATATATTAGCTGGATCCTTCCTAGATGCATTTGTTTACTTGGGCGGATCAGGTGCTACTTTAGGATTAATTATTGCGATGATAATTGCAGGGAGAAAACGGTATAAACAAATGATTGGTCTTGGCGGGGCGCCTGGGGTATTCCAAATTAATGAACCAATCCTTTTTGGTTTGCCAATCGTCTTAAACCCTATTTGGTTTATTCCATTTGTAATTGGGCCAGTTATTACAACTGTCATTTCTTATCTTGCTGTGCAGTATGGCATCGTTCCACCGGTAACGGCTAAGATTCCATGGGTTACACCACCGATAATTGGCGGGTACTTAGCGACGGGGGGAAGCTTTTGGGGAGCTGGTTTGGCAGCATTAAATTTAGTGATATCAACAGTTGTTTATTTACCATTTGTTTATGCACAAGTAAAAATTGATTCCAAAAATAAAACAGAGCTTACGAAAGATTCGGATTCAGTTAGTCTCTAA
- a CDS encoding PTS sugar transporter subunit IIB, with amino-acid sequence MNILLCCSAGMSTSLLVSKMEQSARNQGIDCKIWAIAASEVNNEIEKADVILLGPQVRFLLPQVKKAGDQRGIPVATINPQDYGLCNGEKVLEHATALIKGE; translated from the coding sequence GTGAATATTTTACTATGTTGTTCAGCCGGAATGTCTACAAGTTTATTAGTTTCAAAGATGGAGCAAAGTGCCAGAAACCAAGGGATAGACTGCAAGATTTGGGCAATAGCAGCCTCAGAAGTGAACAACGAGATAGAGAAAGCTGATGTTATTTTGTTAGGTCCTCAAGTACGATTTCTATTACCACAAGTAAAAAAAGCCGGCGACCAAAGAGGAATTCCAGTTGCAACAATTAATCCACAGGACTATGGATTATGTAATGGTGAAAAAGTGTTAGAACATGCCACAGCTTTAATAAAGGGGGAATAA